One genomic window of Sebastes umbrosus isolate fSebUmb1 chromosome 15, fSebUmb1.pri, whole genome shotgun sequence includes the following:
- the LOC119503205 gene encoding uncharacterized protein LOC119503205 has translation MEEDCDLAEEDYDCPSLLCEELEDLDTKDDQGRRRRRRRRRKGEEEVFNQREDEEAGEETDREDKEGEEVKEKRVVSENEVMATEGEEEEQVKPESRPRAEEAQEVMDENNKEIIADKQEDKETKSLEERDEKKKSKKRRGKKQSERVRSRRSLKDVGERFEEEQESRIQELSAMSSEESSALSEPPIGLMNSCDLSDPVYLGCGGTGLYCPPVPLPLLYSSQPPVPIQPAPPQPPHGTKRPHSPLLPHSLPQQGPQPLEMEITQVYSARRSIRYSSRGRGQALSFPLMPGLETVDSCLLPPAPKKKTRTLYSTDQLEHLEALFQEDHYPDAEKRKVIAASVGVTPQRIMVWFQNRRAKWRKVERSITASVEHRQSRAGCSSSSPPHHQINPTLPTLASNSKGAPCFSSLFVTKLPQLAPAAPSFPTLSNQTPPSYSSLLASLNSPGQSRGRDVGQHQLLSQAGLAEYHPRPMHSPPPLRRASLPLFTTTYNTANPTPPLLNTLAHTPPLFLDALEGGSALAHRDTQSLQNDTSSLFDFGEKLDYLTSSQQNNPLSYQLQTSYPTSQPQHQPQASLPRMAYLTPSPYLTPNPPDSNPTSYLTFGPGGNSTGMVTYSTGGHAYFQSQSTGQILLQSAGHHGGIAAYQSYPWGSMYGQPAIHQRTQCPPTYPSSLGGAQDHQPLPSTSLPPPSFFPRGEHGPSHANSQRSSHSHTHTATSSSSSTSVLPPVSTLRPSRLRAEITPTKAASLLPSQVSPASPDSSPVPPCVKIEYDSPREIHSHFHCEFSPIHF, from the exons ATGGAGGAAGACTGTGATTTAGCTGAAGAAGACTATG ACTGTCCAAGCCTTCTGTGTGAGGAACTGGAGGATTTGGATACAAAGGACGAccaagggaggaggaggaggaggaggaggaggaggaaaggagaggaggaagtgtTTAATCAGAGGGAGGATGAAGAGGCAGGAGAGGAAACAGACCGAGAAGAcaaagagggggaggaggttAAAGAAAAGAGAGTTGTGTCAGAAAATGAAGTGATGGCaacagagggagaagaggaggagcaggtgaaGCCAGAGAGTAGGCCGAGAGCGGAGGAGGCACAGGAGGTGATGGATGAGAACAACAAGGAAATAATCGCTGATAAGcaagaagacaaagaaacaaaaagtctagaagagagagacgagaagaaaaagagtaaaaagagGCGAGGTAAGAagcagagtgagagagtgagaagcAGGAGAAGTTTAAAAGATGTTGGTGAGCGGTttgaggaggaacaggagagtCGGATACAGGAGTTGTCAGCGATGAGCTCGGAGGAAAGCTCGGCTCTGTCGGAGCCTCCCATTGGACTGATGAACAGCTGCGACCTGTCTGATCCCGTCTACCTAGGATGTGGGGGGACAGGGCTGTATTGCCCTCCAGTTCCTCTTCCCCTGCTGTACTCCTCGCAGCCTCCAGTCCCAATCcaacctgctcctcctcagcctcctcACGGGACTAAAAGGCCTCACAGCCCCCTCCTGCCTCACAGCCTCCCCCAGCAAGGCCCACAGCCCCTCGAG ATGGAGATAACCCAGGTCTACTCCGCCCGACGCTCCATCCGTTACAGCAGCAGGGGTCGAGGCCAGGCTCTGAGCTTCCCTCTGATGCCGGGATTAGAGACTGTGGACAGCTGCCTGCTTCCGCCTGCACCgaagaagaaaacacggacGCTCTACAGTACTG ATCAGTTAGAGCATTTAGAGGCCTTGTTCCAAGAGGACCACTATCCTGACGCAGAGAAGAGGAAAGTCATCGCCGCTTCAGTTGGTGTCACACCTCAAAGAATTATG GTCTGGTTTCAGAACCGCAGGGCTAAGTGGAGGAAAGTGGAGCGCTCCATCACAGCAAGTGTTGAACACAGACAGAGTAGAGctggatgcagcagcagcagccccccACATCACCAGATCAATCCCACCCTGCCCACACTAGCATCCAACAG taAGGGAGCTCCCTGTTTTTCGAGTCTCTTTGTTACCAAGCTGCCCCAGCTCGCCCCTGCAGCACCTTCTTTCCCCACCCTGTCCAACCAGACTCCGCCCTCCTACAGCAGCCTGCTGGCCAGCCTCAACAGCCCAG GTCAATCCAGAGGGAGAGATGTGGGCCAGCACCAGCTTTTGTCTCAGGCGGGGTTGGCAGAGTACCACCCCCGCCCCATGCACAGCCCTCCCCCACTGCGGCGAGCCAGTCTCCCCCTTTTCACAACGACCTACAACACCGCCAACCCGACTCCCCCTCTCCTTAACACCCTGGCGCACACCCCACCTCTGTTCCTGGATGCTCTGGAGGGTGGCTCCGCCTTGGCCCATCGTGACACCCAGTCTCTGCAGAATGACACCAG TTCTCTATTTGACTTTGGGGAGAAGCTCGACTACCTGACCTCAAGCCAGCAGAACAACCCTCTCTCCTACCAGCTCCAGACCTCCTACCCCACCAGCCAGCCCCAGCACCAACCTCAAGCATCTCTGCCGCGCATGGCCTACCTCACCCCCTCCCCCTACCTCACCCCCAACCCTCCAGATTCCAACCCTACCTCCTACCTGACCTTTGGCCCAGGAGGAAACTCCACTGGGATGGTGACCTACTCCACCGGAGGCCACGCTTACTTCCAGTCCCAGAGCACAGGACAGATCCTGCTGCAGTCGGCCGGTCATCACG GTGGGATCGCAGCGTACCAGTCGTACCCATGGGGCAGCATGTATGGTCAACCAGCCATCCACCAGCGGACTCAGTGCCCTCCAACTTACCCCAGCAGCTTGGGGGGTGCTCAAGATCACCAGCCGCTCCCCTCCACCAGCCTGCCTCCCCCTTCATTCTTCCCCCGGGGGGAACACGGGCCCTCACATGCAAACTCCCAGCGCTCATCACACAGCCATACACACAccgccaccagcagcagcagcagcacctccgTCCTCCCTCCAGTGTCCACGCTGCGGCCCTCTCGCCTCAGAGCAGAGATCACTCCAACCAAGGCTGCCTCCCTGCTGCCTTCTCAGGTCAGCCCTGCCTCTCCAGACAGCTCTCCAGTGCCCCCTTGTGTCAAGATAGAGTATGACAGTCCTCGAGAGATTCACAGCCACTTCCACTGTGAATTCTCCCCCATACACTTTTGA
- the sdc3 gene encoding syndecan-3 — MKLPWLLLALTALHAHTATVTGQTWSPSIDDEGSTRDEFYDDEDLYSGSGSGYPEISVRPTSAGVSFTTEEPLLLSTTQATGPAPSALPAAEPSPIPEEEPTATPLPTEADGESGAFWEKEKELEREREKELEEREKEQERQRELEEEEEREKERERVREMEREREKEREREREKEREREREKERERQRERELERERELERIRAAAAQTTAAPRSPAAFPVVTTNPATSPAESAAPSANSDDVSTTEEEEDVYLSPEPTAFFPGFDIETTPEEDVSTTAETTPEPTTAVLITTTTTATTVKTRVTIWPRVPIMTTTQAVPTERTSRPQPPTSTQEGNNEAGAAGPSGDFEIHNDLGRGVMPVDPDLIGNTVDGGSSAAQLPQKNILERKEVLIAVIVGGVVGALFAAFLVMLLVYRMKKKDEGSYTLEEPKQATVTYQKPDKQEEFYA, encoded by the exons ggACAGACTTGGTCGCCGTCTATCGATGACGAAGGCTCGACGAGAGACGAGTTCTACGACGATGAGGACCTCTACTCGGGCTCCGGCTCTggct aTCCTGAGATCAGTGTGAGGCCGACATCGGCGGGCGTGTCCTTCACCACAGAAgagcccctcctcctctccaccacccAGGCCACCGGCCCCGCACCCTCCGCCTTGCCTGCAGCCGAGCCGAGCCCCATCCCGGAGGAGGAACCCACCGCCACCCCGCTGCCCACCGAGGCCGATGGAGAGAGCGGTGCATTctgggaaaaagagaaagagctggagagggagagagagaaggagttagaggagagagagaaagagcaagagaggcagagggaactggaggaggaggaggagagggagaaggag agggagcgggtccgagagatggagagagagagggagaaggagagagagcgcGAGCGAGAGAAGGAAcgcgagagagagcgagagaaagagagagagaggcagagagagcgtgagcttgaaagagagagagagctggagcgaATCAGGGCTGCCGCCGCTCAGACCACCGCTGCCCCACGATCCCCCGCAGCCTTCCCAGTGGTGACCACCAACCCGGCAACCAGCCCCGCAGAAAGTGCGGCGCCCTCTGCCAATTCCGATGACGTGagcaccacagaagaagaagaggacgtCTACCTGTCACCTGAACCAACGGCGTTTTTCCCAGGCTTCGACATTGAGACCACCCCAGAGGAAGACGTGTCCACCACAGCAGAGACCACCCCTGAACCCACAACAGCTGTACTtattaccaccaccaccaccgccaccactgTCAAGACCAGGGTCACCATCTGGCCCAGGGTTCCCATTATGACAACCACTCAGGCGGTGCCAACAGAGAGGACAAGCCGGCCACAGCCGCCCACATCTACACAG gaGGGTAACAACGAGGCGGGCGCTGCAGGACCGAGTGGAGATTTCGAGATCCATAACGATCTGGGTCGAGGTGTAATGCCGGTGGATCCTGATCTGATCGGTAACACGGTGGACGGAGGAAGCTCTGCCGCCCAGCTGCCACAGAAGAACATCCTGGAGAGAAAAGAGGTCTTGATAG CGGTGATAGTGGGGGGAGTGGTAGGCGCCTTGTTTGCAGCCTTCCTGGTGATGCTGCTGGTGTACAGGATGAAGAAGAAGGACGAGGGCAGCTACACGCTGGAGGAGCCCAAACAAGCCACCGTCACCTACCAGAAACCAGACAAGCAGGAGGAGTTTTACGCATAA
- the matn1 gene encoding cartilage matrix protein isoform X2: protein MTPTPPLFLLLLALIGAQATVDVRTAAAMAAGLCKTRPTDIVFIIDSSRSVRPSEFEQVKVFLAKVIEGLDVGPNATRVGVVNYASRVKNEVSLKTHRTKAGLVKAVTKIEPLSTGTMTGLSIQFALNVAFSESEGARVKSPDISKVAIIVTDGRPQDNVKEVAQRARDAGIEIFAIGVGRVDMSTLKQMASDPLDDHVDYVESYSVIEKLTKKFQEAFCACSNSATDVVFLIDGSKSVRPENFELVKKWINQIVDKLDVSDAKAHVGLVQYSSSVRQEFPLGRFNNKKDLKDAVKKMAYMERGTMTGQALRYLTDNSFGVGQGARPGVAKVGIVFTDGRSQDYIGDAAKKAKEHGFKMYAVGVGNAVEDELKEIASEPTGEHYFYTADFKAMTQIAKKLQINICQEEDPCECDSLVKFQKKVEDALQALTKKLDSMSKRIALLENKIV from the exons ATGACGCCTACCCCGCCgttgttcctgctgctgctcgctcTCATAGGGGCTCAGGCCACCGTGGATGTCCGCACGGCCGCCGCCATGG CGGCAGGTTTGTGCAAAACCCGTCCCACAGACATCGTGTTCATCATCGACAGCAGCCGGAGCGTTCGCCCTTCAGAGTTTGAGCAGGTCAAGGTCTTCCTGGCTAAGGTCATCGAGGGGCTGGATGTCGGACCCAACGCCACCAGAGTGGGAGTCGTCAACTACGCCAGCCGCGTCAAGAACGAG GTGTCTCTGAAGACACACCGCACCAAAGCTGGGCTGGTTAAGGCCGTGACCAAGATCGAGCCCCTGTCCACTGGAACAATGACTGGTCTGTCCATCCAGTTTGCCCTGAATGTGGCCTTCAGCGAGTCCGAGGGCGCTCGCGTCAAATCTCCTGACATCAGCAAG GTTGCCATCATTGTGACAGACGGGCGTCCCCAGGACAACGTGAAGGAAGTGGCTCAGCGTGCGCGGGATGCCGGCATTGAGATCTTTGCCATCGGCGTGGGACGCGTGGACATGAGCACCCTGAAGCAGATGGCCAGCGATCCTCTGGACGATCACGTGGACTACGTGGAGAGCTACAGCGTCATCGAGAAGCTCACCAAGAAGTTCCAGGAGGCCTTCTGTG CTTGCAGCAACTCGGCGACAGATGTGGTGTTCCTGATCGACGGCTCTAAGAGCGTGCGTCCCGAGAACTTTGAGCTGGTCAAGAAGTGGATCAACCAGATCGTTGACAAGCTCGATGTTTCTGACGCCAAGGCTCACGTCGGACTGGTGCAGTACTCCAGCTCAGTCAGACAG GAGTTCCCTCTGGGCCGCTTTAACAACAAGAAAGACCTGAAGGACGCTGTGAAGAAGATGGCCTACATGGAGAGAGGAACCATGACAGGCCAGGCTCTCCGCTACCTGACAGACAACAGCTTTGGTGTCGGTCAGGGCGCCCGGCCTGGAGTGGCCAAGGTGGGCATTGTCTTCACTGACGGACGCAGCCAGGACTACATTGGGGATGCCGCCAAGAAGGCCAAGGAGCACg GTTTCAAGATGTACGCTGTTGGAGTGGGCAACGCAGTGGAGGATGAGCTGAAAGAGATTGCCTCTGAGCCGACTGGAGAGCACTACTTCTACACTGCCGACTTCAAGGCCATGACCCAGATCGCCAAGAAGCTGCAGATTAACATCTGTCAAG AGGAGGACCCTTGCGAATGCGACTCCCTCGTAAAGTTCCAAAAGAAAGTAGAAGATGCCCTACAGGcactaacaaaaaaat TAGACAGTATGTCGAAGAGGATCGCCTTGCTGGAGAACAAAATCGTCTGA
- the matn1 gene encoding cartilage matrix protein isoform X1, giving the protein MTPTPPLFLLLLALIGAQATVDVRTAAAMAAGLCKTRPTDIVFIIDSSRSVRPSEFEQVKVFLAKVIEGLDVGPNATRVGVVNYASRVKNEVSLKTHRTKAGLVKAVTKIEPLSTGTMTGLSIQFALNVAFSESEGARVKSPDISKVAIIVTDGRPQDNVKEVAQRARDAGIEIFAIGVGRVDMSTLKQMASDPLDDHVDYVESYSVIEKLTKKFQEAFCVSDLCATGDHDCEQVCISSPGSFKCACKDGFTLMDNGRSCSACSNSATDVVFLIDGSKSVRPENFELVKKWINQIVDKLDVSDAKAHVGLVQYSSSVRQEFPLGRFNNKKDLKDAVKKMAYMERGTMTGQALRYLTDNSFGVGQGARPGVAKVGIVFTDGRSQDYIGDAAKKAKEHGFKMYAVGVGNAVEDELKEIASEPTGEHYFYTADFKAMTQIAKKLQINICQEEDPCECDSLVKFQKKVEDALQALTKKLDSMSKRIALLENKIV; this is encoded by the exons ATGACGCCTACCCCGCCgttgttcctgctgctgctcgctcTCATAGGGGCTCAGGCCACCGTGGATGTCCGCACGGCCGCCGCCATGG CGGCAGGTTTGTGCAAAACCCGTCCCACAGACATCGTGTTCATCATCGACAGCAGCCGGAGCGTTCGCCCTTCAGAGTTTGAGCAGGTCAAGGTCTTCCTGGCTAAGGTCATCGAGGGGCTGGATGTCGGACCCAACGCCACCAGAGTGGGAGTCGTCAACTACGCCAGCCGCGTCAAGAACGAG GTGTCTCTGAAGACACACCGCACCAAAGCTGGGCTGGTTAAGGCCGTGACCAAGATCGAGCCCCTGTCCACTGGAACAATGACTGGTCTGTCCATCCAGTTTGCCCTGAATGTGGCCTTCAGCGAGTCCGAGGGCGCTCGCGTCAAATCTCCTGACATCAGCAAG GTTGCCATCATTGTGACAGACGGGCGTCCCCAGGACAACGTGAAGGAAGTGGCTCAGCGTGCGCGGGATGCCGGCATTGAGATCTTTGCCATCGGCGTGGGACGCGTGGACATGAGCACCCTGAAGCAGATGGCCAGCGATCCTCTGGACGATCACGTGGACTACGTGGAGAGCTACAGCGTCATCGAGAAGCTCACCAAGAAGTTCCAGGAGGCCTTCTGTG tgtcggACCTGTGTGCCACCGGGGATCATGACTGTGAGCAGGTATGCATCAGCTCCCCTGGATCATTCAAGTGTGCCTGCAAAGATGGCTTTACCCTCATGGACAATGGTCGCAGCTGcagtg CTTGCAGCAACTCGGCGACAGATGTGGTGTTCCTGATCGACGGCTCTAAGAGCGTGCGTCCCGAGAACTTTGAGCTGGTCAAGAAGTGGATCAACCAGATCGTTGACAAGCTCGATGTTTCTGACGCCAAGGCTCACGTCGGACTGGTGCAGTACTCCAGCTCAGTCAGACAG GAGTTCCCTCTGGGCCGCTTTAACAACAAGAAAGACCTGAAGGACGCTGTGAAGAAGATGGCCTACATGGAGAGAGGAACCATGACAGGCCAGGCTCTCCGCTACCTGACAGACAACAGCTTTGGTGTCGGTCAGGGCGCCCGGCCTGGAGTGGCCAAGGTGGGCATTGTCTTCACTGACGGACGCAGCCAGGACTACATTGGGGATGCCGCCAAGAAGGCCAAGGAGCACg GTTTCAAGATGTACGCTGTTGGAGTGGGCAACGCAGTGGAGGATGAGCTGAAAGAGATTGCCTCTGAGCCGACTGGAGAGCACTACTTCTACACTGCCGACTTCAAGGCCATGACCCAGATCGCCAAGAAGCTGCAGATTAACATCTGTCAAG AGGAGGACCCTTGCGAATGCGACTCCCTCGTAAAGTTCCAAAAGAAAGTAGAAGATGCCCTACAGGcactaacaaaaaaat TAGACAGTATGTCGAAGAGGATCGCCTTGCTGGAGAACAAAATCGTCTGA